Proteins found in one Acinetobacter sp. XH1741 genomic segment:
- the recD gene encoding exodeoxyribonuclease V subunit alpha, whose protein sequence is MDNLNSPEQSDLSWLTTWSTFLNQAPFTAQKQTPEAASFLQQLIEASLQGDSCIEISPEQIEALGQLVISAEQAISQVAPCVHDGQGLALYRYWNLEQRLAEQIRRLKQQPIQPISCEGYLELLTDPHQQAALQMVTQQSLSIITGGPGTGKTYTLARIIAVLSQAIPNIRVAMAAPTGKAAQRMQEALQNSFNDPKLLESGLVSDELRNQSTQTIHRLLGMGHSQTPRFHQKQPLPYDVIVVDEASMLDLNLATLLFEAVPESCRIILLGDANQLASVDVGAVLADLQQIDALSENRVHLQTSRRFAEDALIGQVARFIQMQTGQMDHEQVLQQFEVDIVQVSELRSIPLQTDMPDVVQLEYLPEDSPIALEPYYQKLMVGFQGYVHSLKNYLQNDRSLEDIEKIVKAFDDYRILTAVRHGPFGLQQLNQYAERWLQQQLGIVTLGGWYIGRPVMMTYNDYQLGISNGDIGLCFEHRTQPEQFEVYFPSLNKWVAANRLPKSIQSAFALTIHKSQGSEFTHTAVVLDQAAKNLLSQELIYTAITRAKKVVSLLVHQDALLQSFTVRTTRRSGLVEKVNRLVR, encoded by the coding sequence GTGGACAATCTAAACAGCCCTGAACAAAGCGATTTAAGCTGGTTAACGACTTGGAGTACCTTTCTAAATCAAGCTCCGTTTACTGCACAGAAACAAACGCCAGAAGCGGCTAGTTTTTTACAGCAGCTTATTGAAGCAAGTTTGCAGGGTGACAGTTGTATTGAGATTAGCCCAGAGCAAATCGAAGCACTTGGTCAACTGGTTATATCGGCTGAACAAGCGATATCTCAGGTTGCACCTTGTGTCCACGACGGGCAGGGGTTGGCATTATACCGATATTGGAATCTAGAGCAACGCCTAGCTGAACAAATTCGTCGATTAAAGCAACAACCAATTCAGCCCATTTCTTGTGAAGGATATTTGGAGCTACTAACAGACCCGCATCAGCAAGCTGCACTACAAATGGTGACTCAGCAGAGCTTGAGTATTATTACAGGTGGGCCAGGTACGGGGAAAACCTATACGCTTGCACGTATTATTGCGGTGCTGAGCCAAGCAATTCCTAATATTCGTGTGGCCATGGCAGCTCCGACGGGTAAAGCTGCACAGCGTATGCAAGAAGCCTTACAAAACTCGTTTAATGACCCCAAACTTCTTGAGTCGGGATTGGTGAGTGATGAATTAAGAAACCAAAGCACCCAGACTATTCATCGATTATTAGGAATGGGGCATAGCCAAACACCACGGTTTCATCAAAAACAACCTTTGCCTTACGATGTCATTGTGGTGGATGAAGCTTCTATGCTGGATTTAAATCTGGCAACGTTGTTATTTGAAGCAGTTCCTGAGTCTTGCCGAATTATTTTATTAGGTGATGCCAACCAGCTTGCTTCTGTAGATGTCGGAGCTGTACTTGCCGATTTACAGCAAATTGATGCTTTGTCTGAAAACCGTGTTCACCTTCAAACCAGCCGCCGTTTTGCAGAAGATGCATTAATTGGACAAGTGGCACGATTTATTCAAATGCAAACTGGTCAAATGGATCATGAGCAAGTTTTGCAGCAATTTGAAGTCGATATTGTTCAGGTTTCAGAGCTGCGTTCAATACCTTTACAAACTGATATGCCCGATGTGGTTCAGCTTGAGTATTTACCTGAAGATTCACCTATAGCATTAGAGCCTTACTATCAAAAATTAATGGTGGGCTTTCAAGGCTATGTGCACAGCCTAAAAAATTATTTACAAAATGATCGCTCACTTGAGGACATTGAAAAGATAGTAAAAGCATTTGATGACTATCGTATTTTGACAGCTGTACGTCATGGACCATTTGGCTTGCAGCAACTTAATCAATATGCAGAGCGCTGGTTACAACAGCAGCTAGGTATCGTGACTTTAGGTGGATGGTATATCGGCCGTCCAGTCATGATGACTTATAACGATTACCAGCTTGGTATTTCAAATGGTGACATTGGTTTATGTTTTGAACACAGAACCCAACCGGAACAGTTTGAAGTTTATTTTCCAAGTTTAAATAAGTGGGTTGCTGCAAATCGGTTGCCTAAAAGTATTCAAAGTGCATTTGCTTTAACCATTCACAAATCGCAAGGTTCTGAATTTACACATACTGCTGTTGTGCTTGATCAGGCAGCAAAGAATTTGTTAAGCCAAGAGCTGATTTATACCGCGATTACACGGGCAAAAAAAGTAGTGAGCCTTTTGGTTCATCAAGATGCGTTATTACAATCTTTTACAGTTCGGACTACCAGGAGAAGTGGTTTAGTTGAAAAAGTTAATCGCTTAGTTCGTTAA